In Proteiniborus ethanoligenes, one genomic interval encodes:
- a CDS encoding Ger(x)C family spore germination protein, protein MSRRIVFLLLIIILNMSLSGCQSSNEINRLAIITAIGIDKADSQYRITAQIIIPSEISQKYSQGKSPVVVRTVTAPTIFEGIRTMSREATRKLYLSHVQVLVLGEEIARSGIKNIIDFISRDHELRTDFYILVAKNSTAYNILDTLTPIENIPANFIHDSIEVSKKVWGHTKEVQLDELIRILSFKGQSLVLAGIVETGEDEKGKDVRTLDKVSPPDLLRLQYLAAFKKDKLVGWLENDECKGYSYITSNIESTIETLEEFEKGNIALEIKEAKSKIKVELYEGMPIINVDIKAKASIGEIQIDMDLTKEDNINKIEKMAEDNIQRECRAVIKKAQEELNTDIFGFGEAIYRKHPKIWNDLKEDWSNRFKNITVNITVDVEIKQTGTTTMVLEEREME, encoded by the coding sequence ATGAGCAGAAGAATTGTTTTTCTTTTATTAATTATTATACTAAACATGAGCCTAAGCGGCTGCCAAAGCAGTAACGAAATAAACAGACTAGCAATAATAACTGCAATTGGAATAGATAAGGCGGATAGTCAATACAGGATAACTGCACAGATTATTATTCCAAGCGAAATCTCTCAAAAATACTCCCAAGGAAAATCACCTGTAGTTGTTCGTACAGTTACAGCACCAACTATCTTTGAGGGTATCCGAACTATGTCTAGGGAAGCAACTAGAAAACTATATTTGTCTCATGTTCAGGTCCTAGTTCTTGGAGAGGAAATAGCTAGAAGTGGTATTAAAAATATAATAGATTTTATTTCAAGAGACCATGAACTTCGTACGGACTTTTATATTTTAGTTGCTAAGAATAGTACTGCATATAATATATTAGATACTTTAACTCCTATAGAAAATATACCTGCAAACTTTATACATGATTCGATAGAGGTGTCTAAAAAGGTTTGGGGGCATACTAAAGAAGTTCAGCTTGATGAGCTTATTAGAATATTAAGCTTTAAAGGGCAAAGTCTTGTCCTAGCTGGAATTGTAGAAACAGGTGAAGATGAAAAAGGAAAAGATGTTAGAACCCTAGATAAAGTATCACCACCTGATCTTTTGAGGCTACAATACTTAGCGGCATTTAAAAAAGATAAGCTTGTTGGTTGGCTTGAAAACGATGAATGTAAGGGATACTCATATATTACTAGCAACATTGAAAGCACAATTGAAACATTAGAGGAATTTGAGAAAGGAAATATAGCCTTAGAGATAAAGGAAGCAAAATCTAAGATAAAAGTAGAGTTATATGAGGGTATGCCAATAATAAATGTAGATATTAAAGCAAAAGCCAGTATAGGGGAGATCCAGATTGATATGGATTTAACCAAGGAGGACAATATAAACAAAATAGAAAAAATGGCAGAGGATAATATCCAAAGAGAATGCAGAGCAGTTATAAAAAAAGCTCAAGAAGAGCTTAATACTGATATTTTTGGGTTTGGAGAGGCAATATACAGAAAACATCCCAAGATATGGAATGATCTAAAAGAAGATTGGAGTAATAGGTTTAAAAATATAACTGTAAACATAACTGTAGATGTTGAAATTAAGCAAACAGGAACAACCACTATGGTACTAGAAGAGAGAGAAATGGAGTAG
- a CDS encoding GerAB/ArcD/ProY family transporter translates to MERFRISSKQFSIIVAVFTIGTTILVTPGVVANRAKQDSWMVPLIGIGVGVLIILLYTSIAKLYPQKNFFETILYIFGKWLGTAVNIFLVIIFIITASQTIWYLGNFLKVQVLTEVPIYAIHIIYTVVVIYGARLGLETISRSAQFLFPTIIFLFILVTILIAPQSKLENLQPIFEYGLKPILSAAVVQISILCLPLIILLMIPSDWVEPATNYRKSFITGYIMGGAVMFITTLFCILVLGHKITAQSEFPTYLLAKKVNVLNFFQRMEPIIAIMWMISIFYRTSLYMNAALIGIYNVFNLKDYKYIVTPLGIFVLGLSLIAFPDTAYQYEWDSLTWISIVMTFGLLLPLLLIILGLLKKKKQSA, encoded by the coding sequence ATGGAAAGGTTTAGAATAAGCAGCAAGCAATTTTCTATTATTGTAGCCGTTTTTACAATAGGCACAACTATTTTAGTAACACCAGGAGTTGTAGCTAATAGAGCAAAACAAGACTCATGGATGGTGCCGCTAATAGGCATAGGAGTGGGCGTCCTAATTATATTACTATACACATCTATAGCTAAGCTATATCCACAAAAAAACTTTTTTGAAACAATCCTGTATATATTTGGTAAATGGCTAGGGACTGCTGTTAATATTTTTTTAGTTATTATATTTATTATTACAGCATCACAAACAATCTGGTATTTAGGTAACTTTCTGAAGGTTCAAGTATTAACAGAAGTACCTATTTATGCTATACATATTATATATACGGTTGTGGTTATTTATGGAGCAAGACTTGGATTAGAGACTATTTCACGTTCTGCTCAGTTTCTATTTCCTACTATTATTTTTTTATTTATATTAGTAACTATATTGATAGCTCCTCAATCCAAGCTTGAAAATTTACAGCCTATTTTTGAATATGGTCTCAAACCTATTTTAAGTGCAGCAGTAGTTCAAATATCTATTCTTTGTCTTCCTTTGATTATACTATTAATGATTCCCTCTGATTGGGTAGAGCCTGCAACTAATTATAGGAAAAGCTTCATTACGGGCTATATAATGGGTGGGGCTGTTATGTTCATAACTACCCTGTTTTGTATACTTGTATTAGGTCATAAAATAACTGCGCAATCTGAGTTTCCCACCTATCTCTTAGCAAAAAAAGTCAATGTATTAAATTTCTTTCAAAGAATGGAGCCAATAATAGCTATAATGTGGATGATATCAATTTTCTACAGAACATCCCTATATATGAATGCAGCCTTGATAGGCATATACAATGTATTTAATCTTAAAGATTATAAGTATATAGTTACCCCCTTAGGAATATTTGTGCTAGGTTTATCCTTGATAGCCTTTCCTGATACAGCCTATCAATACGAATGGGATTCCTTAACATGGATATCTATTGTAATGACTTTTGGATTGTTACTGCCTTTACTATTAATAATTCTAGGATTATTAAAGAAAAAGAAACAAAGTGCTTAA